One stretch of Cohnella algarum DNA includes these proteins:
- a CDS encoding carbohydrate ABC transporter permease, which translates to MKQFFKYVFVSMFAFLSLYPIFLMFMSSFKTKKEITSSPLALPSRFSLDNFIEVWQKVNYAEYLVNSVFVSAISVIVILLISSMAAFYLARFKFRWNGAILFFFMLGLMLPMKLAISPLYMQLLKLNLLDTLTGLIVVFVAGHISFAVFLFYGFFGTLPKDLDQSARIDGCSNFQVYYKIVLPLMRPAMATVAITDLIKVWNDFFYPLIFIKSTHKGTIPLGMLSLFGEYDTQWNLLFSGLTLSSLPMIIAFLFASRQFIEGLTAGAVKS; encoded by the coding sequence ATGAAGCAATTTTTCAAATATGTCTTTGTGAGCATGTTCGCGTTCCTGTCGCTGTATCCGATTTTTCTGATGTTCATGTCGTCTTTCAAGACGAAAAAAGAAATTACGTCCTCGCCGCTCGCGTTGCCCAGCCGATTTTCGCTGGACAACTTCATCGAGGTGTGGCAGAAGGTCAATTATGCGGAATATCTCGTAAACAGCGTGTTCGTAAGCGCCATTTCGGTCATCGTCATCTTGCTCATCTCCTCGATGGCGGCCTTCTATTTGGCGAGGTTCAAATTTCGCTGGAACGGCGCGATTCTGTTCTTTTTCATGCTAGGCCTGATGCTGCCGATGAAGCTTGCGATTTCGCCGCTTTACATGCAGCTTCTCAAGCTGAACTTGCTGGATACGCTGACGGGACTTATCGTTGTGTTCGTCGCGGGCCATATTTCCTTCGCGGTGTTTTTGTTCTACGGCTTTTTCGGGACGCTGCCGAAGGATCTGGATCAGAGCGCGCGGATCGACGGCTGCAGCAATTTCCAGGTGTACTATAAAATCGTGCTGCCGCTTATGCGCCCGGCCATGGCGACGGTGGCGATTACGGATTTGATCAAAGTGTGGAACGATTTTTTCTACCCGCTTATTTTTATCAAATCGACGCATAAGGGAACGATTCCTCTCGGCATGCTGAGCCTGTTCGGCGAATACGATACGCAGTGGAACTTGCTGTTCAGCGGCTTGACGCTGTCGTCCTTGCCAATGATTATCGCCTTTCTGTTCGCGTCGCGGCAATTTATCGAAGGCTTGACAGCCGGGGCGGTGAAATCATGA
- a CDS encoding HAD family hydrolase yields MKRWITFDLDGTLMQNPFSGSIFPELEELVSADLNEPCGLKRKLLEEHERLLASGQIVSAYDWDEIVGRLLRELGVRRKVDILEMVRRHSVPPNIFLLDETILPSLKRLKRSGFSLAAVTNGFYKYQYPVMKALGLTDQLDEIVTPDRVGCAKPDARMADGLRLEGAVAVHVGDRLDHDMVFAHAIGVPAVLIHRRLPDALLPLSPGERAESENLLPVLRRLASQENLLPEDAASLPDRFMPSYVIRDLRELFACLEAEKNRERGGERGGSGT; encoded by the coding sequence ATGAAGCGCTGGATTACGTTCGATCTGGACGGCACGCTGATGCAAAATCCGTTCAGCGGTTCGATATTTCCCGAACTCGAAGAGCTCGTGTCCGCCGATTTGAACGAGCCTTGCGGATTGAAGCGCAAATTGCTGGAAGAGCACGAGCGGCTGTTGGCGAGCGGGCAAATCGTGTCGGCATACGACTGGGACGAAATCGTCGGACGTTTGCTGCGGGAATTGGGCGTTCGCCGAAAGGTCGATATTTTGGAAATGGTTCGCCGGCACTCCGTGCCTCCCAACATTTTTTTGCTGGACGAGACGATCCTTCCCTCTCTAAAACGGTTGAAACGAAGCGGTTTTTCGCTCGCCGCGGTCACCAACGGGTTTTACAAATATCAATATCCGGTGATGAAAGCGCTTGGGTTAACGGATCAGCTCGATGAAATCGTCACCCCCGACCGCGTCGGCTGCGCGAAGCCGGACGCTCGGATGGCAGACGGATTGCGGCTTGAAGGAGCAGTTGCCGTCCATGTCGGGGACCGTCTGGATCACGACATGGTGTTCGCGCATGCCATTGGCGTTCCGGCCGTGCTCATTCACCGCCGGCTGCCGGACGCGCTTCTGCCGCTTTCGCCGGGAGAACGGGCGGAAAGCGAAAACCTTCTTCCCGTGCTGCGACGTCTGGCTTCGCAAGAGAACCTTCTGCCGGAGGACGCGGCATCGTTGCCGGATCGCTTTATGCCGTCTTACGTCATCCGGGACTTGCGGGAGTTGTTCGCCTGTCTGGAAGCGGAGAAGAACCGCGAAAGAGGCGGAGAACGGGGAGGAAGCGGGACATGA
- a CDS encoding N-acetylglucosamine kinase, translating into MMPKRSRRFLAVDGGGTKTVLLVGDDKGRVLSVSGGASTNLKSRRWEEVRTELSALIRDGLERSASSPEQVAGIALGLAGSDRPEDKRRVKEHLAAELPSHAEIAVYNDAVTALAAGTFGEKGMVLISGTGSICCGFDPATGKYVRAGGWGYLFGDEGSGFDLGKKALQAVMKAFDGRAEATLLTNKILARFGLERPDQLITAIYEEENARSTIASLAPVLFEAVREGDEQARRIAEEAARDLASLAASVFAELASDAAGLPLIVSGGVFREPYFLRLFEEQQQIRAPGLAVRPLDVAPVAGSYYMAVKQAGIVVSPDMIERVRQHCGIEGECSDETTTTR; encoded by the coding sequence ATGATGCCAAAGAGAAGCAGGCGGTTTCTTGCCGTCGACGGGGGAGGAACGAAGACAGTTTTGCTTGTCGGGGATGACAAGGGCCGGGTGCTGTCCGTTTCCGGCGGAGCGTCGACCAACCTGAAATCCAGGCGATGGGAAGAGGTGAGAACGGAACTGTCCGCTCTTATCCGCGACGGACTGGAGCGTTCGGCTTCTTCCCCGGAACAAGTGGCAGGAATCGCGCTAGGCCTTGCCGGAAGCGATCGGCCGGAGGATAAAAGACGCGTTAAAGAGCATCTGGCGGCGGAGTTGCCGTCCCATGCCGAGATAGCCGTTTACAACGACGCCGTGACAGCGTTAGCGGCCGGAACCTTCGGCGAGAAGGGCATGGTGCTGATCTCGGGCACCGGCTCGATTTGCTGCGGCTTCGATCCCGCCACGGGAAAATACGTGCGGGCAGGCGGATGGGGATATTTGTTCGGCGACGAGGGAAGCGGCTTCGACCTCGGAAAAAAAGCCCTGCAAGCCGTCATGAAAGCTTTCGACGGTCGGGCCGAAGCGACGCTGCTTACGAATAAAATCTTGGCCAGGTTTGGGCTGGAGCGTCCAGACCAGTTGATTACCGCCATCTACGAAGAGGAGAATGCGCGGTCGACGATCGCTTCGCTCGCCCCGGTACTTTTCGAGGCCGTGCGGGAAGGCGACGAGCAGGCCCGGCGCATCGCGGAAGAGGCCGCGCGGGATTTGGCTTCTCTGGCCGCATCGGTCTTTGCCGAACTCGCCTCCGATGCGGCGGGCTTGCCGCTGATCGTCAGCGGCGGCGTGTTCCGGGAGCCTTATTTCCTTCGGCTGTTCGAAGAGCAGCAGCAGATTCGCGCGCCGGGACTCGCGGTCCGCCCTTTGGACGTGGCTCCCGTAGCGGGAAGCTATTACATGGCTGTAAAGCAGGCGGGCATCGTCGTGTCGCCCGACATGATCGAACGAGTACGACAACATTGCGGAATAGAAGGGGAATGCAGCGATGAAACGACCACAACCCGTTAA
- the murQ gene encoding N-acetylmuramic acid 6-phosphate etherase: MKRPQPVNDTPITEQANERSRHLDRLTVREIVELMNEEDRTVAASVSRALPEIAAAIEEIVGVIENGGRLFYIGAGTSGRLGILDASECPPTFGVSPELVVGVIAGGEGAITRSIENAEDDADAGRGEAARRVTPRDAVVGIAASGRTPFVIGALQEASRIGALTVSLSCNKGAPMSREARYPIEIPVGPEIVTGSTRLKAGTATKMVLNMITTTLMIRLGKVYGNLMVNVQATNSKLRERVVRIVQKGTDRDEETARAYAEFAGGDARVAILMLKYNVGAGEAARALEESGGHFGKAIERLGR, encoded by the coding sequence ATGAAACGACCACAACCCGTTAACGATACGCCGATAACCGAACAGGCCAATGAGCGCTCCCGTCATTTGGACCGTTTGACCGTCCGGGAAATCGTTGAATTGATGAACGAAGAGGACCGGACCGTGGCTGCGTCCGTAAGCCGGGCGCTTCCCGAAATCGCCGCGGCGATCGAGGAGATTGTCGGGGTCATTGAAAACGGGGGACGATTATTTTATATCGGGGCGGGAACGAGCGGACGTCTGGGCATATTGGACGCTTCCGAATGTCCGCCGACGTTCGGGGTTTCTCCGGAGCTGGTCGTCGGCGTGATCGCCGGAGGCGAGGGGGCCATTACGCGATCGATCGAAAATGCGGAGGACGATGCCGACGCGGGACGCGGCGAGGCGGCTCGGCGGGTCACGCCGCGAGACGCGGTCGTCGGAATCGCCGCGAGCGGTCGCACCCCGTTCGTCATCGGAGCTCTGCAAGAAGCTTCGCGCATCGGAGCGCTGACGGTAAGCCTGAGCTGCAACAAAGGCGCGCCGATGAGCAGGGAAGCGCGGTATCCGATCGAAATTCCGGTCGGTCCGGAAATCGTAACCGGCTCGACGCGGTTGAAGGCCGGTACCGCGACCAAAATGGTGCTGAACATGATCACGACGACTCTGATGATTCGTCTCGGCAAAGTTTACGGCAATTTAATGGTTAACGTTCAGGCGACGAATTCGAAGCTGAGGGAGCGCGTTGTCCGCATCGTGCAGAAGGGAACGGACCGCGACGAAGAAACGGCAAGGGCGTATGCCGAATTCGCCGGAGGAGACGCCCGGGTGGCGATTTTGATGCTGAAATACAACGTCGGAGCCGGGGAAGCGGCCCGGGCGCTGGAGGAATCGGGCGGCCATTTCGGAAAGGCGATCGAGCGGCTGGGCCGGTAG
- a CDS encoding MgtC/SapB family protein produces MTAGTGSVWELSQADLAIRMILAAALGGLIGIEREWSNHAAGFRTHILVCLGSATIMLMSLYGFSQFVNEPNVQVDPARLAAQVISGIGFLGAGAILRNGDVIKGLTTAASIWTVAAIGLCVGAGFFTGALICTFLVLVSLYMLNKWEKRLLRHRRFCSVEITFSNDHGSLGAIASVFMERRMQISALKINPVSGGTGNERELRLEIKLKSVRQDALVEAVEEIGMLDFVKKIETAGLNAAEAKRAG; encoded by the coding sequence ATGACGGCCGGCACGGGAAGCGTTTGGGAACTTTCGCAGGCGGATTTGGCGATTCGCATGATACTTGCCGCCGCGTTGGGGGGCTTGATCGGAATCGAACGGGAGTGGAGCAACCATGCGGCCGGCTTCCGCACCCATATATTGGTTTGCCTCGGCTCGGCGACGATCATGCTGATGTCGCTCTACGGGTTTTCGCAATTCGTGAACGAACCGAACGTTCAGGTCGATCCGGCCCGGCTGGCCGCCCAAGTGATCAGCGGAATCGGATTTCTCGGGGCCGGGGCCATTCTCCGCAACGGGGACGTCATCAAAGGGCTGACGACGGCCGCGTCGATCTGGACGGTAGCCGCCATCGGACTTTGCGTGGGGGCCGGATTTTTTACCGGCGCGCTAATTTGCACGTTCCTGGTCCTGGTCAGTTTGTACATGCTCAACAAATGGGAGAAGCGCCTCCTGAGGCATCGCAGATTTTGCTCGGTAGAGATCACGTTCTCGAACGATCACGGATCGCTGGGAGCGATTGCATCCGTATTCATGGAGCGACGCATGCAAATTTCCGCCCTGAAAATCAATCCGGTCTCCGGAGGGACCGGCAACGAGCGGGAATTAAGGTTGGAAATCAAGCTGAAAAGCGTCCGGCAGGATGCGCTAGTGGAAGCCGTCGAGGAAATCGGCATGCTGGACTTCGTCAAAAAGATCGAAACGGCCGGCCTGAACGCGGCCGAAGCCAAGCGCGCCGGATAG
- a CDS encoding glycosyltransferase family 2 protein — MAGKRGNIRPKRRPVRKTGGYASRGKRPASEERAAGKPAVSVIIPVMNEKRRLARVIREAFRIRPRTEVIAVVNGSTDGSLDIARNSGARVIVFDRPLGHDVGRSVGAMEAQGRVLLFIDADMVIPAAQLRTFVEAVERGVDVALNDYSGPTDRATVHSVVLAKHALNGLLGRKDLRGASMTAVPHAISRKALETVGAAALAVPPLAHAMAVHGKLSVERVKHVNVGRLNPLRIRRERTNSLEPLIVGDHLEAIDWLMRNTDGRGGCGEDDRKRWMVR, encoded by the coding sequence TTGGCTGGAAAAAGGGGCAACATCCGTCCGAAACGAAGGCCGGTCAGGAAAACCGGAGGCTACGCTTCTCGCGGGAAGCGGCCCGCAAGCGAAGAGAGGGCGGCGGGGAAGCCCGCCGTTTCGGTCATCATTCCCGTCATGAACGAAAAGCGGAGGCTGGCTCGCGTCATTCGGGAAGCGTTTCGCATCCGTCCCCGAACCGAAGTGATCGCGGTCGTCAACGGTTCGACCGACGGTTCGCTGGACATCGCCCGCAACAGCGGGGCGAGGGTCATCGTTTTCGACCGGCCGTTAGGCCACGATGTCGGGCGGTCGGTAGGAGCGATGGAGGCGCAGGGCCGGGTTCTTCTTTTTATCGACGCCGACATGGTGATTCCCGCCGCGCAGCTCCGGACGTTCGTCGAGGCGGTGGAACGGGGAGTGGATGTGGCGTTGAACGACTATTCGGGCCCGACGGACCGAGCGACCGTGCACAGCGTCGTTTTGGCGAAGCACGCGCTCAACGGGCTGCTCGGGCGCAAGGATTTGCGCGGCGCCTCGATGACGGCCGTGCCTCACGCGATCAGCCGCAAGGCGCTGGAAACGGTCGGCGCCGCCGCGCTCGCGGTGCCGCCGCTCGCCCATGCGATGGCCGTTCACGGGAAGCTTTCGGTCGAGCGCGTCAAACACGTCAACGTGGGCCGGCTGAACCCGCTGCGCATTCGAAGGGAACGCACGAACTCCTTGGAGCCGCTCATCGTCGGCGATCATCTCGAAGCGATCGATTGGCTTATGCGGAACACCGACGGCCGGGGAGGGTGCGGGGAAGACGACCGCAAGCGATGGATGGTGAGATAA
- a CDS encoding glycosyltransferase family 2 protein: MRASIIIPTFDRLDLLQACVASIREHTESEYEIVVVDNGSRDGTIDWCAAEKLAFVSLPANAGFPTACNKGLRLATGDTLVLLNNDTIVTARWLDNLLAALYSSPSVGMVGPVANYCSGKQQVKYSYDSFEEFQRIAAEVNRSNPEKWTKTDRLVGFCLAFRREVMERIGLLDERFAPGHFEDDDYCLRARLENFELLICRDCLIHHEGSASFKMDAAAQRRLIERNYRLFLEKWKIDPHVFI, translated from the coding sequence ATGCGCGCATCGATTATTATCCCGACATTCGACAGGCTCGATTTGCTGCAGGCTTGCGTCGCTTCCATTCGGGAGCATACGGAAAGCGAGTACGAGATCGTCGTCGTCGACAACGGATCCCGCGACGGGACGATCGACTGGTGCGCCGCCGAGAAGCTGGCGTTCGTCTCACTGCCCGCAAACGCCGGTTTTCCGACCGCATGCAACAAAGGGCTGCGTCTTGCGACGGGAGATACGCTCGTTCTGCTTAACAACGATACGATCGTGACGGCCCGCTGGCTGGACAATTTGCTGGCCGCGCTCTACAGCTCGCCGAGTGTCGGAATGGTCGGCCCGGTCGCCAATTATTGCAGCGGGAAACAGCAGGTCAAGTATTCTTACGATAGCTTTGAGGAATTTCAGCGAATCGCGGCGGAAGTCAACCGCTCGAATCCGGAAAAATGGACAAAAACCGACCGGCTCGTCGGTTTTTGCCTGGCGTTTCGCCGAGAGGTAATGGAGCGGATCGGACTGCTCGACGAACGGTTCGCTCCGGGGCATTTCGAAGACGACGATTATTGTTTGCGGGCCAGGCTGGAGAACTTCGAGCTGCTTATCTGCCGCGACTGCCTCATCCATCACGAAGGAAGCGCCAGCTTTAAAATGGACGCCGCGGCCCAGCGACGGCTGATCGAACGAAATTATCGGCTCTTTCTGGAAAAATGGAAGATCGATCCGCATGTCTTCATTTAA
- a CDS encoding sugar phosphate nucleotidyltransferase, producing the protein MKAVILAGGTGTRLKPLTYWNNKHLLPVGTYPMICHGVAKLRQAGIRDIVLVTGRDALGNFADVLGSGRDWGVSLIYRVQEEAGGIAQALELAEPVMKPDEKFAVLLGDNLFEESLAPYAEAFEKQRDGAMVLLKKVEDPRRYGVPLLDRASSRIVHIDEKPAVPQSSYCVTGLYFYSSEVFEIIRRVHPSHRGELEITDVNNVFAGERKLHYRILDGWWTDAGTFESLEEAGRRLKGTLP; encoded by the coding sequence TTGAAAGCAGTCATTCTGGCTGGCGGCACGGGTACAAGGTTAAAGCCGCTGACCTATTGGAACAACAAACACCTGCTTCCCGTAGGGACGTATCCGATGATCTGCCATGGAGTGGCTAAACTCCGCCAAGCCGGAATCCGGGACATCGTGCTCGTAACCGGCAGGGATGCGCTCGGCAATTTTGCGGATGTGCTCGGAAGCGGGAGAGATTGGGGAGTCTCGCTCATATACCGGGTTCAGGAGGAAGCGGGCGGGATCGCGCAGGCGCTCGAACTGGCGGAGCCCGTCATGAAGCCTGACGAGAAGTTCGCCGTTCTGCTCGGCGACAACCTTTTCGAGGAATCGCTGGCGCCTTACGCGGAGGCGTTCGAGAAACAGAGGGACGGGGCGATGGTGCTTCTCAAAAAAGTCGAAGACCCCAGGCGGTACGGCGTTCCGCTGCTGGATCGCGCTTCGAGCCGGATCGTGCATATCGACGAAAAGCCGGCCGTTCCGCAATCGTCCTATTGCGTCACCGGTCTGTATTTTTATTCGAGCGAAGTGTTCGAAATCATACGCCGCGTTCATCCGTCGCATCGGGGCGAACTGGAAATTACCGACGTGAACAACGTATTTGCCGGGGAACGAAAATTGCATTACCGCATTTTGGACGGCTGGTGGACGGATGCGGGAACGTTCGAGTCGTTGGAGGAAGCCGGGCGGAGATTGAAAGGAACGCTCCCTTGA
- a CDS encoding GT-D fold domain-containing glycosyltransferase has product MAQGTVLSATEVSRQGPFLAYAGVNVPDIKARDVLTAAVQAASVIGIPLSRKPTFQPLLFKVWRALGIDWERIRLTTSTINYALEEGDYWPKLMAGRRVLVVGNAAAPLARVLGNRGVRIAAAVGPVRGISDWERVAEEASGHPFDLALVSAGIAAVPICVRLVERTGKAAVDFGHLADRMAGLEYQPKIRR; this is encoded by the coding sequence ATGGCGCAAGGCACGGTGCTTTCGGCGACCGAAGTTTCCCGGCAAGGCCCGTTTCTGGCCTATGCGGGAGTAAACGTGCCGGATATAAAGGCCAGGGACGTACTTACCGCCGCCGTCCAAGCGGCTTCCGTCATCGGAATCCCCCTTTCGCGAAAACCGACGTTCCAGCCGCTTTTATTCAAGGTATGGAGGGCGCTCGGCATCGATTGGGAACGCATCCGGCTGACGACCTCGACGATCAATTACGCACTGGAAGAAGGAGACTATTGGCCGAAGCTGATGGCCGGCCGCCGCGTCCTGGTCGTCGGCAACGCGGCGGCGCCGCTGGCGCGGGTGCTCGGCAATCGAGGAGTCCGCATCGCCGCCGCGGTCGGCCCTGTTAGAGGGATAAGCGACTGGGAACGGGTCGCCGAAGAGGCGTCGGGACATCCGTTCGATCTGGCGCTCGTGTCGGCCGGAATCGCGGCCGTTCCGATTTGCGTGCGACTGGTCGAACGAACCGGCAAAGCGGCCGTCGATTTCGGCCATTTGGCCGATCGGATGGCCGGGTTGGAATATCAGCCGAAAATCCGGCGGTAA
- a CDS encoding glycosyltransferase family 2 protein — protein MGLAKRPARSRRSRRPPRSDPARRKSGGKAPSRRTPARPGEWYDRGYQEGYREGVQVGLQRFHEGFEGTSIIIPTYNQLALLKECIRSIMDNTNVPYEIIVVDNASADGTAAYLRSLGGQVRFRALDANRGFAGAINVGLMMAKGSTLLLLNNDTLVTERWLDNMLACLNSDERIGMVGPVSNCVSGDQQITVPYDHIGDMPRFAAAFNRSDASRWRRTDRLVGFCLLFRRELFEQIGYFDEGFELGNFEDDDYGIRVRLLGRNLVVAEDTFIHHFGSVSLRAIGEQFARINDRNHLYFNEKWQHPYEWIHRVLKLSPSVSEPLADMSLLYPERIAVQGIGAAVYWVEDGMRHSVEGELSLPVTRISQIDLKRWPIGGKISGEEASARWFGEATGVVMLPDGTLFYREADRLRRIVSLAAMQAWHLHLKKIDVMQPEEAARWAEGLPIVAPPVLRQRL, from the coding sequence ATGGGCTTGGCAAAAAGGCCGGCTCGCAGCCGGCGTTCGCGTCGCCCGCCCCGTTCCGACCCCGCCCGGAGAAAAAGCGGGGGAAAAGCGCCGAGCAGACGAACGCCGGCGAGGCCGGGAGAATGGTACGATCGCGGTTATCAAGAAGGGTACCGGGAGGGCGTCCAAGTCGGACTGCAAAGATTCCATGAGGGGTTCGAAGGAACCAGCATCATTATTCCGACTTACAACCAGCTGGCCCTGCTAAAGGAATGCATTCGCAGCATTATGGACAATACGAATGTACCTTACGAGATTATCGTCGTGGACAATGCCTCTGCCGACGGAACGGCCGCCTATCTTCGGAGTCTGGGCGGCCAGGTCCGCTTCCGGGCGCTGGACGCGAACCGCGGCTTCGCCGGCGCGATCAACGTCGGCCTGATGATGGCCAAAGGCAGCACCCTTTTGCTGCTGAACAACGATACGCTCGTCACCGAGCGGTGGCTGGACAACATGCTGGCCTGCCTGAACAGCGACGAACGCATCGGCATGGTGGGACCGGTTTCCAATTGCGTGAGCGGCGACCAGCAAATAACGGTTCCGTACGATCACATCGGCGACATGCCTCGGTTCGCCGCCGCCTTCAACCGTTCCGACGCTTCTCGCTGGCGCCGCACCGACCGGCTTGTCGGCTTCTGCCTTTTGTTCCGCCGCGAGCTGTTCGAGCAGATCGGGTACTTCGACGAGGGCTTCGAATTGGGAAATTTCGAGGACGACGATTACGGCATTCGGGTTCGGCTGCTTGGCCGCAATCTCGTCGTAGCGGAGGATACGTTCATCCACCATTTCGGCAGCGTCAGCCTTCGCGCGATCGGCGAGCAATTCGCCCGCATCAACGATCGGAATCACCTCTATTTTAATGAAAAATGGCAGCACCCTTACGAGTGGATCCATCGGGTTTTGAAGCTGTCTCCGTCCGTGTCCGAGCCGCTTGCGGATATGTCGCTGCTGTATCCCGAACGGATTGCCGTTCAAGGCATCGGCGCCGCCGTATATTGGGTGGAGGACGGAATGCGGCACTCCGTGGAGGGGGAGCTGTCGCTTCCCGTGACCCGGATTTCGCAAATCGATTTGAAGCGCTGGCCTATCGGCGGCAAAATAAGCGGAGAGGAAGCGTCCGCGCGCTGGTTCGGAGAAGCGACAGGCGTAGTCATGCTGCCGGACGGGACGCTTTTTTACCGGGAAGCCGATCGCTTGCGGCGAATCGTCAGTTTGGCCGCCATGCAGGCGTGGCACCTTCATCTGAAAAAAATCGACGTCATGCAGCCGGAGGAGGCGGCCCGCTGGGCGGAGGGATTGCCGATCGTCGCGCCTCCCGTTTTGCGGCAGCGGCTTTGA
- a CDS encoding nucleoside-diphosphate sugar epimerase, whose product MQDLMTEIVVHLSQSHQQMARMLDAKRHVTVRMAHLVQALPDEMPQFEGLDGLADSSSKVTKSVISYVNSIADLQEAVADSLTQIVKATSSPDEE is encoded by the coding sequence ATGCAGGACTTAATGACGGAAATCGTCGTCCATTTATCCCAGTCCCACCAGCAAATGGCGAGGATGCTCGACGCCAAGCGGCACGTGACGGTTCGAATGGCGCATCTGGTGCAGGCGCTGCCGGATGAAATGCCGCAATTCGAAGGCCTGGACGGTCTGGCGGACAGTTCGTCCAAGGTCACCAAAAGCGTCATTTCTTACGTGAATTCCATTGCGGACTTGCAGGAGGCGGTGGCGGACAGCCTGACTCAAATCGTAAAAGCGACCAGTTCCCCGGATGAGGAATAA
- a CDS encoding restriction endonuclease subunit S — MTREDAYRVTLDALAKLHWNMAMMLEAKASEAEKVRNWVLNHMTPDKYEEQTEQLSTSLQFHKQNVELIDGLTKLCNGLNRNMKAILEPEEDDDGAEG; from the coding sequence ATGACTCGCGAAGACGCGTATAGAGTAACTCTCGACGCGCTGGCCAAGCTGCATTGGAACATGGCGATGATGTTGGAAGCGAAGGCGTCCGAGGCGGAGAAGGTGCGCAACTGGGTGCTTAACCACATGACTCCCGATAAATATGAAGAACAGACGGAACAGTTGTCCACGTCCCTTCAATTCCACAAGCAAAATGTCGAATTGATCGACGGATTGACCAAGCTTTGCAACGGCCTGAACCGCAATATGAAAGCCATCCTCGAACCGGAGGAGGACGACGACGGGGCGGAGGGCTGA
- a CDS encoding CgeB family protein, giving the protein MAVIRNRAKIGGKVRTGQKSGTASAYAAGQRSGLALGFAHGRWQGLCEAVIQKSAGALPRRAATVLFVTSGKGFPYSPLDEAVQLSLLGLAERVIVASPKDDVAGLAAAERPDLVLVLEGMEFPPEQVASIRLNGIRTAIWFTDDPYYTDITSGLAPCYDYVFTLENNCVPYYQQLGCPRVHYLPLGVFPEYFRPRNPQLSLRGDVCFIGSAYWNRVDFFSRLLPYIEHRSFHLSGIWWDRLPEYKRWKDRIQLDRWMTPLETAEHYNAFSIVINVHRSHDDETFNRNGAKIVAQSPNPRVFEISACGTLQIVDQRSDLPLYYKPGEEIVTYDTPEDLAAKVEYYLNHEEERQLLALRALRRTMRDHTYANRLHQLLEIALAP; this is encoded by the coding sequence TTGGCAGTCATCCGCAATCGCGCGAAGATCGGCGGGAAAGTCCGGACCGGGCAAAAATCGGGAACGGCATCCGCGTATGCCGCCGGACAAAGGTCGGGTCTGGCGCTCGGGTTCGCCCATGGTCGCTGGCAGGGACTGTGCGAGGCCGTCATCCAAAAATCGGCCGGCGCGCTTCCGCGCCGGGCGGCGACCGTACTGTTCGTAACGTCGGGCAAAGGCTTCCCGTACAGCCCTCTGGACGAAGCCGTGCAGCTTTCGCTTCTTGGGTTGGCGGAGCGGGTCATCGTAGCTTCCCCCAAGGACGATGTCGCCGGACTCGCCGCGGCGGAACGCCCTGATTTGGTGCTGGTGCTGGAAGGCATGGAATTTCCGCCGGAGCAGGTAGCCTCCATACGCTTGAACGGCATCCGGACCGCGATCTGGTTCACCGACGATCCTTATTACACGGACATTACGAGCGGACTCGCTCCTTGCTACGACTACGTATTCACGCTGGAAAACAATTGCGTGCCTTATTACCAGCAGTTGGGCTGTCCCCGGGTTCATTACCTTCCGCTCGGAGTGTTTCCCGAGTATTTCCGACCGCGCAATCCGCAGCTGTCGCTTCGCGGCGACGTCTGCTTTATCGGCAGCGCGTACTGGAATCGGGTCGACTTTTTTTCAAGGCTGCTTCCTTATATCGAGCATCGGTCTTTTCATTTGTCGGGAATCTGGTGGGACCGCCTTCCCGAATACAAGCGGTGGAAGGATCGGATTCAATTGGACCGCTGGATGACCCCGCTGGAAACGGCGGAGCACTACAACGCCTTCAGCATCGTGATCAACGTGCACAGATCGCATGACGACGAAACGTTCAATCGCAACGGCGCCAAAATCGTGGCCCAGTCGCCGAACCCCCGCGTATTCGAAATTTCCGCCTGCGGCACGCTGCAAATCGTCGATCAACGAAGCGATTTGCCCTTGTATTACAAGCCGGGAGAAGAAATCGTCACTTACGATACGCCCGAGGATCTGGCGGCCAAAGTCGAGTATTACCTGAATCACGAGGAAGAACGGCAACTGTTAGCCTTGAGGGCTTTGCGCCGCACGATGAGGGACCACACGTACGCGAACCGGCTGCATCAATTGCTGGAAATCGCTTTGGCTCCGTAA